The following DNA comes from Deltaproteobacteria bacterium.
GTGCGGTTCACCTCCACGGTGTCCGCGGTCAGCGTCATGTCGCCGCGGGTGATCTTGACCGCGCCGCGCGCGGTCACCACGTTCGCGCGCTGGTCGTACTCGACGTGCTCGGCGTCGATGATCACCTCGCCGGCCTCGCTCTCCCCGAGGTGCGAGAGTCCGGGGATGTCGCGGGCCGCCACGGAGCCCGTCAGCACGCCGAGCCAGAGCGCCGCGGCGACGACCCGTGCGACGCGGCTCAGCATCGCCCGGCGAGCGCGGCCGCGGCACGCTCACGCTCCGCCGCCACGGCGAGCGACGGATCGATCACGGGCAGGAGATCGCCGATGAGGAAGAGCGAGCCGGCCACGACCACGACGTCGTCCGGGGCGCTCGTGGCGAGGAGCTCGCGATACGCCGCCACGGGATCGTCGACGACGCGCACGGGGCACGGAGCCGCACCCGCGACGTCGGCGGGCGAGGCGCTCCGCGGTTGGCGCGGGCGCGTGACGACGATCTCGGACGTCACCTCGGCGAGCCCCCGCAGCATGGTCTGCCACCCTTTGTCACGCATCACGCCGAACAGTACCCGCACACGGCGCCCGGCGGCACGAACGCGCACGTCCTCCGCCAGCGCCTCGACACCCGCCGCATTGTGGGCGCCATCCAATAGCACAAGGGGTTCGCGGCACACTACCTGAAGGCGCCCGGGCCAGCGGACGTCGGCGAGCCCGGCACGAATCGCCGCGACGGACGGCGTGAGGCGCGGCACGAGCTCGAGGGCGCGGACCGCGAGCGCGGCGTTCCGCCGCTGATGGGCACCGGCGAGGCCGAGCGTCACCGGCGAGATCACCCCGCGAGCCGAACGATACGCGAGCGTTCCGTCGGCATCGGGCTCGAGCGCGAAGTCGCGGCCGAGCACCTCGAGCGGGCTCCCGACCTCCCGCGCGCGCGCCGCCACGACGTCGCCCGCAACGCCCCTCGCGCCGGACACCACCGGCACACCCGCCTTCACGATCCCCGCCTTCTCCCGCGCGATCGCCGGGAGCGTATCACCGAGCCAGGCTTCGTGATCGAACCCGACGTTCGTCACCACCGCCACCTCCGGTGTCGCCAGGTTCGTCGCGTCGAGCCGACCGCCGAGCCCGACCTCGAGCACGACGACATCCACGGCCGCGGCCCGGAACGCCCCCCACGCGAGCAGCGTCGAAACTTCGAAGCACGTGAGGTCCATCGCCCGACCGAGGGTGCCGCGGATCTTCGCGACACCGTCGACGACGGCCGCCTCCGTGATCGGCATGCCCGCGATCAGGATGCGTTCGCGAAACGAGACGAGGTGCGGCGACGTGTAGAGCCCGACGCGCACCCCGCCCGCGGTGAGCATCGCGGCGAGCATCGCGGCGGTGGAGCCCTTCCCGTTCGTGCCGGCGACGTGGAATGTGGGGGCCGCGCCCTCGGGATGGCCGAGCACGGCGGCGGCGCGCCGGACCCGCTCGAGCTTGAGGTCGATGCCGTGGCGCGCCTCGAGGCGATAGAGCCACGCCAGCGTGGCGACGTACGCGTCGACCGCCATCGCGG
Coding sequences within:
- a CDS encoding bifunctional folylpolyglutamate synthase/dihydrofolate synthase, which encodes MAVDAYVATLAWLYRLEARHGIDLKLERVRRAAAVLGHPEGAAPTFHVAGTNGKGSTAAMLAAMLTAGGVRVGLYTSPHLVSFRERILIAGMPITEAAVVDGVAKIRGTLGRAMDLTCFEVSTLLAWGAFRAAAVDVVVLEVGLGGRLDATNLATPEVAVVTNVGFDHEAWLGDTLPAIAREKAGIVKAGVPVVSGARGVAGDVVAARAREVGSPLEVLGRDFALEPDADGTLAYRSARGVISPVTLGLAGAHQRRNAALAVRALELVPRLTPSVAAIRAGLADVRWPGRLQVVCREPLVLLDGAHNAAGVEALAEDVRVRAAGRRVRVLFGVMRDKGWQTMLRGLAEVTSEIVVTRPRQPRSASPADVAGAAPCPVRVVDDPVAAYRELLATSAPDDVVVVAGSLFLIGDLLPVIDPSLAVAAERERAAAALAGRC